The window TCGGTTTACTGTATTACGCATTTCCTTCAGAATACGGACATTCTCCAATTCCATAAGGGATATATGCGCCTCCATAATATTCAGGATATCTACTATCTGGGCCCCCTCCTTAAGATACACAATGTAGGATCTTTTCCTTTGGACAATCTTGGCATCCATAGAAAACCCACATATCAGTTCTTGAAGCTGATGTGCTATCTTTTCAGAAAAACAGACAATTTCAAAGTGGTATGACTTATTCGGATCGCTCATAGAGCCTGCCGCTAAAAAAGCGCCCCTGATAAAAGAACGCCTGCAGCAGTTTTGCTGCACAACAAGGGAATTGGCTATATGGATTTCTCCCAATTCACCTCTGCTTTCGTCTATCAGTTTCGTTGCCTGAAGGATCCGCAGTGCATCTCTATGCCGTTTTACAACAACCATATAAGATACACTTTGCTTTGAAATATTCCTCCTGATAGAGATATCAGCTTCTATATTAAATGTTTTTTTTACTAATGTAAAGCCTTTTCTTGCAACAGCAGAATTTTCCGATTGGATTTTAATACTATATTTCCCGCCGTCTCTGACAGCAATAATCCCGCACATACTGATTAAGGCCG of the Luxibacter massiliensis genome contains:
- the whiA gene encoding DNA-binding protein WhiA, which translates into the protein MSFSGNVKEELSRQWNTARHCQIAELAALISMCGIIAVRDGGKYSIKIQSENSAVARKGFTLVKKTFNIEADISIRRNISKQSVSYMVVVKRHRDALRILQATKLIDESRGELGEIHIANSLVVQQNCCRRSFIRGAFLAAGSMSDPNKSYHFEIVCFSEKIAHQLQELICGFSMDAKIVQRKRSYIVYLKEGAQIVDILNIMEAHISLMELENVRILKEMRNTVNRKVNCETANINKTVSAAVKQMEDITYLRDTIGFERLPEGLEEAALARLSHPDATLKELGELLSPPVGKSGMNHRLRKLSEMAEKVRQKQGGLL